CCTCGGCGAGCAAAGCCATGCCGTGCAGCAGTTCCGCGGTCTCGGCCAGCGAGGTGTCCTCCGGGTGCTCGGCGAACGCCTTGCGCAGCCCGGTCACCAACGCGTGCTCCGGGTTGAGCTCCAGGACGCGCTTCACCGGCGGAAGCTCCTGACCCATCGCGCGGTACATCTTCTCCAGCGTCGGCGTCAGGTCGCCCGCGTCGCCGACGATGCAGGACGGCGACGTGGTCAGCCGCGACGACAGCCGGACCTCCTTGACCGTGTCGGACAGCGTCGCCGACATCCACTTCAGCAGGTCCGCGTACTCGGCCTTCTTTTCGTCGCTGGCCTCGTCGCCGAGGTCGACCTCGCCCTTCGCCACCGACTGGAACGTCTTGCCGTCGAAGCCGCTCACCGCGTCCGACCACATCTCGTCCACCGGGTCGGTGAGGATCAGCACCTCGTACCCCTTGGCACGGAACGCTTCCAGGTGCGGCGAGTTCTCGATGACGGTGCGCGAATCGCCGGTCAGGTAGTAGATGTGCTCCTGCCCGTCCTTCATCCGCGAGACGTAGTCGCGCAGCGAGGTCGGCTTCTGCGCGTGGTGCGTCGAGTCGAACGACGAGATCTCCAGGATCTGCTCCCGGTTCTCCGGATCGTCGATCAGCCCTTCCTTGACCGCGCGGCCGAACTCGGCCCAGAAGGTCGCGTACTTCTCCGGCTCCTCGGTCATCATCGTCTTGACGGTGGAGAGCACCTTCTTCTCCAGCCGCCGCCGGATCGCGCGGATCTGGCGGTCCTGCTGCAGGATCTCGCGCGACACATTCAGCGACAGGTCCTGCGCGTCGACGACCCCCTTCACGAAGCGCAGGTAGTTCGGCATCAGCGCTTCGCAGTCGTCCATGATGAAGACGCGCTTCACGTACAGCTGCACGCCGCGCTTCGCGTCCCGCAGGAACAGGTCCATCGGCGCGCGGGACGGGAGGAACAGCAGCGCCTGGTACTCGAAGGTGCCCTCAGCCTGCATCCGGACCGTCTCGAGCG
This sequence is a window from Amycolatopsis benzoatilytica AK 16/65. Protein-coding genes within it:
- the htpG gene encoding molecular chaperone HtpG → MAEETAQVETLEFQSEARQLLQLMIHSIYSNKDIFLRELVSNASDALDKLRLETYRDKDLRAETDNLHIEILLDAEARTLTVRDNGIGMNRDDVVNLIGTIAKSGTAEFLRKLKESKDSAGQDLIGQFGVGFYSSFMVADKVTLLTRRAGAEEGVRWESEGEGTYTIETVADAPQGTSVTLHLKPADDEDHLFDYTSPLKVREIVKRYSDFITWPVQMVKLGEEDGALETVNSMKALWARSKDEVSDEEYHEFYKHISHDWTDPLETVRMQAEGTFEYQALLFLPSRAPMDLFLRDAKRGVQLYVKRVFIMDDCEALMPNYLRFVKGVVDAQDLSLNVSREILQQDRQIRAIRRRLEKKVLSTVKTMMTEEPEKYATFWAEFGRAVKEGLIDDPENREQILEISSFDSTHHAQKPTSLRDYVSRMKDGQEHIYYLTGDSRTVIENSPHLEAFRAKGYEVLILTDPVDEMWSDAVSGFDGKTFQSVAKGEVDLGDEASDEKKAEYADLLKWMSATLSDTVKEVRLSSRLTTSPSCIVGDAGDLTPTLEKMYRAMGQELPPVKRVLELNPEHALVTGLRKAFAEHPEDTSLAETAELLHGMALLAEGGELSDPSRFLSLVADRAAKAL